The Lycium ferocissimum isolate CSIRO_LF1 chromosome 8, AGI_CSIRO_Lferr_CH_V1, whole genome shotgun sequence DNA segment TAAATAGTGATCTTGAAAATTAAAGGGACATTTGTTTatataaaatgaacataataggtCGATCAGAGCTATCAAATTTAAATTCTAGATCTACTTTTACAAGACGTGactcttctccttcttgtcaTCAACTTAATAGTACAAGAAAGAAGTTTCAAGTGGTCTCCTTTGGTAGAATAGATTAGTATTGTCTGCTTTTCAAATATAGACTGGCCAAAACTTGTAAAATAGTTGAAACTAGGtgcaaattttcaaaccaaattctcaatcatatccaaaaaGTTCAACCAAAGTACCACATCCAATaaagttaacaaaaaaaaaaaaaaaatggacaatCACATCTTTGGTAGTTGAAATTTCCGATTTTCATCGAATATTTTCCGACATGATATGGCTCTAATGCAGTTTGATTAATTAGGGGTGTCTGCTAAAAATGAATCTGGCCAAAAAGTGGCAAGGATGACATGATTTAAAACTAAATCTGATTTTCCTTCAATAATTAGGCTTTTTGTGGCTAGTTTTTCAAACTACCATAGCATTAGCCTCGTTATAATCATGGAAAATCGACAAAATGGTCCCTACGGGATAGctattctctttttcttatttcgTACCGGGTGTCCATTACTAGCTTTAAGACTTCTATTAATTCAGATTCACGCGGTATAAGATTCATTAAAAAATAATGCACTCCtatcatattattttaattttattctcaAGATTCAAACTCGAAATCTATAATTAAGAACGGAAGAATTCTATCATTCCACTGCAATCCTTGGTGATACGGAACAGTTATTCAAAGTACCTAAAATATGGGAACAAATTAATCATTAGAAGTTAAATATATGCACCGATAATATAAAAAACAATTTGCAGTATGAGGCTCATAAGAAATAACTAATGTAGCCGTCCATAAAAGTGCAAGCGAAATAAAGCCGATTATCTAGATATCaaagtaaaaatatattggaaGTGTTTGAACATTATTTATAGTATTATcagtatatataaatgaaatccGTTCAGACACAGATTTGCATAAAAGGAGACCGTCATTAAGGGtacatgcataaaataaaaatgttagaattaaaaacttaataaatataaaaggtatttaaaaaaaaaactaaaaaaaaaaaagaataaggtaCAAATTTAAATGGAATTACAAGTAACTACTTGAGAAGAAGAATATGACTTTTATCCAACTATTCTCCACTGATTGGAATTTGGATGTATTGAAAGAAatgcaaaaaatgaaaagcTAGAATACAAAACCCTAAAGTAAGTGCAAACTATTTTGTGTGTAGCCATTTGTTTGATTTTCATACATAGGTTACAAAAGTATCCAAGTGTATAATTCCAAAATATTTTCTGCTTAGCCATTTGTTGCGAAGTCCCAACAACTTATAGCGCTATAAATTCTAGTTAAGTTCCAATCTCTTTTTGAGTATGACTCCTTAATTCGCAATTAATTGAGTCACTTCACTAATAACATTTCCTTTACTAGTCATACCATAGAAGGGTCATGTCGCCCAACCAATTTGCTTCCTTTTTGTATTTCCTAAGCTTATCTTTATTTtctggtttttttaaaaaaaaaaaaaaataattgtagTATTCGAGACAGTTTATGCATACAtagactatttcattgagtaCTTGCTACTTTCTATTAGTATCAGAAAATTGCTACTATCCGACGGACGCCCTATCAGGAATTGCTCGTCGGTAAATGATTTCTATGAAAAGTCATCGAAAACGTTACTGATGGGCCAAATTTGACGGGATCCATCTATAATTAGCAATTTTTTGGTATACTGAGTAATTCTATCCATCAAAATTTAggtaaatgagaaaaataatccttttttttttgtctctacTGCATTATCAGCTAGTATATGATATGCTATTTGCATCATTTTATTAATCACTAAGTCACACATTTGTTTATTTTTCTGACCTTTCCGAGGGAGATAAGAGAACAAACCAAAGTGAAAATCATTGGATCCATGTATGAagctatatatatttaaaaattaaaggcTGTTAGGTTTGTgttgtaaatatttcttaaacttcattaTGGGATCCTAATCTATTACTACTAAATCTAGAAACAATAATTTCATATTAACAAATCCTATAATCACCATTAGTTTAATTGACCCTACATTCATTATGCATGAACTTTGCCTCCTTAATTAAATGAAGTAATGGTTAAGTTGACTTATGAAATTTTATTCCTGTGGATAGGTATCATAGTTACCTAAAGGAAAAGCTAATTAAAAAGCTAACAAAAGTTGTTTATTACTAGGAAAACGCATGTCTATGCCTATGGATATCAAATCACATCCTTGTTTCTTAAAACTGAGCATTCATTAAACTTTAGTATCAAACAAGTAATTAGTACTGTATTAGTTATGATAAGAATCTAACGGTCGAAAGAATGTATGAAGTAAGCTTTAATTCAATGATTCAAAcattatttcaaatattaaaattaatcGGTACATTATGCATGGTATATATGAGGggtagttcatgaaaatatgatccGTCCAACCTGTTTAACTTCGGACGGGTTAATGACTCATCTATTTATTAACTTAGCATATTTGGATTCTAATTCAGCCCATCTAAAAGTTTGGAGTGATATATAATGCAACCCAAATCTACCCTTGAGAAAACTTTGTggaaatatttttaagaatatatttcttatttcatatgttataaataatcataataaagagaaaatagTTGTATTAGATACTTAAATAATTGTAAGAAAACAATCGAAGAGATTAAAATTAGTAAAAATTGGACAGATTAGGCTATGATCCGTTATTTAGTCCATTTGATCCAACTAAGTCCATATAATCTTTGGATGGATTAATGATTCTCCTATTTATTAACTCAATTCGTTTTCACCGCTCTCAAATTAAGTCCGACCCGCACATTTGACTAGTACCCCCAGTGAATATCAAAATGAGGGAGGGGGGATTAGTGTGGGGTGGGGTAAGCAGACATGGTGGGACATATTTTGGAGTTGTGGTGAAGACTTTGTAAGAGCTTTTGATTGAAACATTTATGAATATAGAAACATTAAATcaaaagaaagttgaagaatattttatctcattttaaGTGAAACTGAGCTATCTAATTAGcttttctctctatctctcaAGTCTCACGTAGTTAGTAAGATTTGTAGAGATCTCCTACCATCAAGAAAACCATAAACTAATGaaataacaataaataaatatataagacAAACGAAAACTATGGATTTCATCGTCAATCACGCAAAATTCTTAATTAAACTACCACTATGATTCATCATCAACACGTAATGTGGGGTCCAAACATGAAGTTGTAACACCTGAACTTAGGACATTGTTAGTCCATttcaattttatatattttatactcTTTCAAACATTGTACGGATAAATATTTACTCGCATAAGAAttttataataaattaaataatttaatcttaattgataaaaaaatttaaatggaaatatatattacttaaccataactaaATAATGATTGtgtatatagaaaaatatattttttaagattattgatttgatatgaataccAGATAGTATGAATTTGCCGCACTCAAACTAAATATAAAATGTGTTTATCTACGTATATTTGTTATAATAATGACGATGTTGTCATTGCTTTTATCAAGTTATTCAAATACTGATCTAATCATCCCACAAGGAGTATTGATTTACATTTTCTATTTGCTACTTACGACAACTTCAACTAATTGAATTTCATCAGTAAGTTGAAATTCAATAAAAGCGTAATTAATAGCTTATTTGATGAaactttcaaaataaataaattttaaaagctaTAATTTCAACTGTGACATCTGGAGAATAGATGTTTCTGTTTGACTAtttaatttggaaaatatttttgccATATTAGAGCAGCATTTGTTTGGCCTAGGCTCCAAAAatgttttgataaaaaaaaataatacaatttTAGGTTCtaaaatataatttcttttagtactcaaaaccaattattttttactaaaAACTTAACCAAAAGCAtgaattattttcaatttttttttttataaaaagaataAGCACTTTCTCCTTTCTAAAAACTTGGCAAATTTCACGATGAGTAAAACTAAATGTGCTGTAATAGTATATAAGGGTCAGAGGGTGACACGTGGGCCATAAAGAAAGGTGTGATTAGATCCGATCCAAATATAATCATAGATGTGCATGAATCTAAGGTAAGATACTGCTCCATTGTAGCCCATGGTTGACTAGTATTAACTTATCCCAAGCTAAGTATTCTACGTATTATTTCTGACAAAGGCAGAAGTTCAGTTTAGTGTACATGCATgggatttttttaaatatttttttggactATTTTACATCAGttttatttcttgatttggtcTATGTCGGCTCCTGTGATTAAGCTAATCAATACAGCTGCTCAAATGAAAGAGAAACTTCGAAGGACATCTTTGGAAATTTGATTTAAATACAAATTTTAAGGTACAAATATTTGGCATACTATATTTAGATGGACTGGGGGCAAAAGGTACCCTTTCCCAAGGAGATTTAAGAGTGAATCCCACATTACCCCCTAACATTTAAGGGTTGGAAACAATATCATCTTCACATATTAAATGGGAACGTAATCTACTTATGTGACACTTTCcggtaagatttttttttttttttttgaataagtatctttttttttcttttttctttttagaattaaaatataaaaatggaaaagggccaaatatacccctcattataatttcggtccaaatatacccctcattataATTTCGGTCCAAATATAACCCTCCCATTATACTTTGGCACAAATTTCCCCTTAATTTTAACGGATAACTTAGAATCAAATAACCCAcccccaattttaaatacccgATTCCTTTGGAATACCACCCGTTTAACCTACCCGAAACTTGCAAACAAATGTCAATTGCCCAATtattaaaacaacaaaaatcatTCTATCATTAGCAACATTTTATTATGCTAATATATTGAGATAGAGACTAAATATCACTCAAGATATCTTGAGAAATTCTGAGGAATATCTAAGAGGAACTAATAtgatttcatgaacaaggaaaGTAGAAAATGTTGTGAGGGCTAGTGACGAAAAATAATGAGGACATATTCAGACAacccaaaatgaaagaaaatgcaCAACGACCTACTCCGGCCTTTGAACAATGTCTTGTTAAATCTCAATGAAAATAGCCAACAGTTATAGAGGAGAGGAAAAAGTGTAATTAAGAGAATTAAGAGATCACtgagtttttatattttttgaatatagcacattaattttaaaacgaggaaaaaattcaaaaaaaaaaaaaaaaagataaatgggtTGGGTTGGTTGAACGGGTGGTCTCTAAATTCTAAAGGAATagggtatttaaaattggggtGGGTTATTTGATTCTAAGCTTGACACGAGTCTTTCCGTTAAAATTGAAGGTAAATTTGTGTCAAAGTATAAtggaaggggtatatttggacagAAAGCATAACGAGGGGTTTTTGACTCTTTCTGACATTACAGGGtgatatttgacccttttccgttttatattttaattctacaaagaaagaaaaagatctttattcaaaaaaaaaaaactcttaccGGAAAATATTACATGGGGGTTATTGTTCCCATTCAATATGTGAAAAGGGTATTGTTTCCCAACTCTTAAAATTTAAGGGGGATTCCGGAAAAttatatagtaaaaaataaataaataaattttatatgttGAATCTTGTCTATACGTTTCTTTACAATTTGATTTCCTAATTAATGATAATTCTGATTCTACCATTAATTAAGATAGATCATTAAGGTATAGGCCTgcacatattttattttattttattagagGTTAAGGTTTATTGATCACATCCGGTGTTTATTTAGAACTAAGAAATTTAACTTtaacaataaaaaattaaaataagaataCATATTTGTATAAAAAGACGAATATTAAATTTATTAGTTTAACGTAAATACCCGAGTGCGAGTAAATTTTCACCTATATTATATACTAGGTGGACTATACTAGTTTCAAAAATACGttaatatacaacaacaacaacatacccaacaAAATACGTTAATATACTGCAGGGTTTTCAAAATATTCCAAAAAGAACTACTAACATTTAGCaatattgtttttgttgttgtcttTTCCATGTGTAGCAGCGTATATTTAAGAGGGGGGAAAATTACCATGTAGTACTAAATTTCTATTCTAATCTTAACTTTCATGCAATTCCACAAAAGCCACTGTCATTTCAGTTAGGCAGTATTACTAGTTAAGATAACTTTTACTAGAATCCTCATGTGATATCTTGTCTCCTAATCAATGACCATGaatttagaatatatatatctttttttatttttcatatgaattCATACACCAAAACTAGAAAGTGCAAATTAGTAAATTATACAGCTAAAAACATTGATATAATTAAACACAATGATTTGACAGTTCAACAACCCTACAATTTTCACATGCATCAAAGTCACCCTTTCTCGCCTCTAGTTCAATTGAAACAAGACAAAGTCTAAAACCTCAagtaaacaaaaacaacaaacgaATTGACACGTCCTTCCCCACCAAAATAGTATATTATGTTGTGTCCTGCTAACCTGCTTACATTTTACATAAATGAATTCCCTGCACTATAACTTAATTAATTAGGATTTGCATCAAGTAAGTttacaataataaataaataaaaaaaagagcttTATATTGAAGAGTTCTTTATTTCAGGATTTTATTCAGAGATAAGTAATCAATCCGAGTACACAGAGGCAGACTCAGGGTTTTGACGCAGAGGGGGCACCAATGATCACTgccttaatataaatatattactTATTATGTAAAAGTTTGGCGTGCAACTCTTTGAAAACTTAATAATTATGCTAAGTTATTGGTAAAGTagtaatataaagtataaacttTAAAATTGGAAGAAACGAAAATAGGTTTAGAACGGAAAcaaaacaaactcaacaaaaagtAGAAATAAAGGTGTTGCAAGCGAGACTCAAACTTAGGTGTCATATAAAGACTTAAGGGGTACAACAACCAAATGCACCAAAGCAATGGATATCTCTCAATGATCCCttttaaatacatatacattctttaAGGTATATACACCATATATGTACAGGATATTCCCAAGGTTAGGGGGGACACGTGACCTCCCTCCTAATAGGGTGGGCCCGCCCCTGCCAGTACATCCTTTTGataatatggagaaaaaaatctTGATGTGCCATAATATAAACACATTGTCCacacttagagcccgtttggcttagcttataagttgtttttagcttttttgagtATTTGGCATGCCTTTTTATAAGccatttgtcttaaaataagcctaaaaaaataagttgtcCGTTTGGGTTAGCTTAAAAAAagcgacaaaaaaaaaaaaaaaaaaaaaaagttgggctacctcaacttattttttttatttttttttggcttacaagctgtttttagcttataagctgctttttttaagccaatccaaacaggatCTTACACACATTcgatacttatatcaaataaaCAAACACGACATATGAGGCttttagaaaattatttatatcATTCAACCATGATTAAATGGGATATGCGGGGAGAGccataattttaattaaaagaattcaaaatataaaggaaaGAAGATACGAAAAGTCAAGATGATTCAATATATATTTGCATACATAAGGAACCCGTATAATAGATTGATTTGATTAGTTTTTTTAGAGATGTAgcacatctatatatatttttcacttATCTCTAGttttcttcaatattttatataattttacttatttaaaaatatttattgtaattatattattttatgaacgCTCCCCCTTTGAAAAAAGTGATAGCTCGTTCCATGATGATATGTATTTTCTGTTTAAATATTCTTACATTTCAAATAGTATATAAAATATCGAGTGTGAGTCTGCATTTCTTGACAATGAATTGGGTCCCCCGGCCGAGTCGTCTTGTTCGTGTTCCTAAACTTGGGATGTCCGCAACAATCTATCtctcccttctctctctctcccttacaatatactaataaaatattctcattgctaaattaaaatttaacccTTCCaaactttttttatatatatataacccacATGCAGCGATTTCCCTTAATTATAACTTCTCCTTTGTTTCCATAGTCTGTGTTCTTTTCTTGTCTCACTTTCTCCTCTATTCTCACATACACACTTATAAACACGCAAACACACACATAGTACAAAAAACAATTACATGGCTGAATTAGAATTTCACGCGAGTACTAACACTAGTGGACGTGTAAAATTATTTGGTTTCGACATGACAAAGGATCAAGAAGAGGTTGAGTACTCGACAAAAAATTCTTCAGGGTCATCAGAATCCGGTGATTTTCCGGCTACCGATGGCCGGAAATACGAGTGTCAATATTGCTCTAGAGAATTTGCAAATTCACAAGCTTTAGGTGGCCATCAAAATGCTCACAAAAAAGAAAGGCAACAATTGAAACGTGCCCAAATACAAGCTAGTAGAAATGCATACATGCGTAACCCTATTATCTCCGCCTTTACGCCGCCATCACACCTCTTTCCTCCGCCAGGACATGTGGTGGTTCCGGCAACATCTCCATCATGGGTTTACTTACCACGACCTATGACACCCTTCCACGTGTCACATAGTGGGAGGGGTGTAGGGAACTTTCAGTACACCCGCAGTGTAGGGGATTCTAGCTTAACAAGTGTTGGGCCTCAACATGTTAAGGCCCATAGTGGTAGAGTTGATGGAAATAGTGGGCCACCATTGAGTAGGTTGTCTAGAGCGGATTTTGGGCCCAATTTCGATGATGCTTTTGGATTGGATTTACATCTAAGCCTTGCCCCAGCTGCGCCGTAGAAATAACGTTCTTGGCCACTTTTCTGTCCTgactcgaaaaaaaaaaatcaatcataaagtttcaaatttcaagACATTTCGGCTTCATCTTTGCAAAACTAGCCAGAGATTCAAAATCCACAGGTGAAACTCCAGTACAATTATTCGATTATTGGGACTAAAAGGTGgttatttgtatatttatgttgGCTCGCAGGTTGGCTTGGATATAATCTAGAATAGAATTAGTTTTCCTAAATATTGGATCTTGTACAtgttcaaattatttatttgatttttcactcaaagaaaaaaaattcatcacGTGTATTTgctgattttattctttttcttctacttttttcttcccttttttggtTGAATGTCTCCAATATCAACTATCATTCTATCATTAAAAGGATTTTTAAGGAGATTATAAGTCAAAATTGATTTATACTctttttaggatttttttttttaattcttgtgGAGCCGAAAGAAATAGTTCCACGTGGCAGAAGATTGTATaacagaaaaaaattaaaaagtagaaattcgttaaataaaattaaaatataatacaCTAATGAgtatgattaatttattaaatccCAATACATCCGAAAAGATCTCTCAACTAAGTTAGTTGTTTTTGCACGATATGTTATGTTGACGTTCATGTATTTAAGTGTCtactttaattattatttttattataaccCAAAAGCATATTAAATGTATGTTATTGACTGATCAAGCCTTATTGCTAATCGCCTCCTAATTCACGGGTCTTCATATTGTTAATtgttatttcaaaatcaaaaagtTTTTGATGGGATTGTCATAATGTAATCAACTTAATTAAAATAGTCGAGATGTGTCTGCTCTACAAACTATGCTTCATGTTGTCATTGCattattaattaattctaaTATATTAACTAATAATTAACCCCCttcattaaatattataaaattgTCACTTCACAAGACGTAAGCACTACTCCACCCGACCCCCACATCTTAGAAAATCGTATCACTTTaagaaaaacatgaaagttAGCAACAGATAATGTAACTTCTGGTGCTAAATGATAATGATTCGTGTCTAATCTTATTTAAGGATAAAGTAGatgttaattataaaaaaacTTTATTAATTACTAGCCATTTAGGGAAATATTAGAGACGAATTTGTTAGTATACTGtgttaaaaaaaatcagtaaaCCGGTCAACAAAAATAAACTGAAATGAATGACAATGCAAAAACTTTAAATATCCGAGACCACAGAATTTACTGTGTGTCgttaaggaatttaatcccctcacaGTACCTGAGGTTATGGATTACTTCCTCCCTCGATAAAACAGATATACTTATTGATGGTTTAGCGGTACCTCAAACCCCACTAACTTCGTCTAACGCAAATTAGACAAAAAATCACACAAAGACTCGATATTTGTTTGTATAAAAAGATGTGGAAGAAGTGCAAATTTTTTTATGCAGAACATTGAGGCTCCTTTTGATTTATAGCTAACAAAGGATAGTGTGAACATGTGCTATATATTGTGCTTTATCGGAAAAGTCACAACCTATCCCATGGTGTGTTTTCGGGAAAACTCCTCTTCATTTTCCATTCACGCACATAAAGAACGggcaaagggtcaaatttaccctccaagtatgattatagtttaaatttgccaTTCGTCAAAGTTTgagatcaaatttgccctccccGTTAGGATACTTAATAAATTTGCCCTAATATGGGTGGAAGTGTAACTTGAactccacaacacaaaaaatttaGCCACGTCAGATCCACGTAGGCtcccaaccctaattattttaagCTGTAACCCGTTTTCCCATCGCATAAAATAAAACAACCCtagttcattttattttagaaagagAGAACTCAACAACAGAAGGACAATCGACGATTTTATTCGTGGATTCAATTATAGTGTTGAAACTACATTTTTACATCTTTTGCCTGTTCAGATGATAACATTTGGGTTTCTTCTGCTTTCCTCCATTACTCACTTCTTAGATCCCCTACATGTTTACATCTTTTGCTTGTTCAGATGataacatttttcatttaccaaaaaaaaaccttcccccctttgaaaaaaaaaaaaaatctgttctGAAAAAGTGCAACAATTTCTTCAGAATTTCTCCACAATGAtccactacaacaaaatatgcttttagCGGCAATTAGTTAACGGCAATAATTTAATTGCCGCTAATTGTATTCTAGAATCAATTATCACTTGTAATACCAAACTTTAGCCCTAACAATAAATGTTGCTAAAGGCTTTAGCAACCTTAGATCTAATGGCATTTATTCAATTGCTAGTAAATGCTTTAGCGGTAATAACTATAGCagctaaaagaaaaatatattgccACTAAAAACCTCTTTTGGTGTAGTGTGATTGAATGTGTGTGGCTGCTTAACCATATGATGTATCTCTCATTACGACGGATTTCGGAAACGAACTGTCATCAAGTTCAGGGATATAAGAAGGCCTTTTCGTCGAATATATGTCTTTGTATAAAGGATCAAAATTTGGCCAGAACCAAAGAATGTCATTTTGCACACAACTTAGCTGACAGGCTGATTTCGAAAAATATTGTCGATTTCCCTGCTGTTCTCTCTGGAGTTCCCTctctttctaaaataaaatgaactaggattgtattattttatgcaatgGAGAAACGGATTATGGGTGAAAATAATTGGGGTTGGGAGCATACGTGGAGTCTATGTGGATCTGACGtggctaatttttttgtgttgtagaTTCCAAGTCACacttccatccatataagggcaaattcactacaagaaagtacaaAAATGGCAACAACTTTTTTGGCAACGAAAAtaatatatttggcaacaacttatttttattgttggcatatatgatgaatcttttaaaaatgaactttttttatTGCCacactttttaattttattgccatagtattgactattgttgcaaaaagtatttttagcaacaacaacaaaagttGTTGCACATCGTTACAATAACAgtatgcaacaacaacaacaaaatgtTATTGCCAAAAgttctttttgcaacaatagtctATCTatggcaacaacaaaaaaatagttggcaaatgtcttctttcttgtactgtaaatttatcaagtatcctaacggggagggcaaatttgatcccaaactttgacggagggcaatttaaattataaaccacacttggagggtaaatttgaccctttgccCCATAAAAAACCCAACAAAATTTTGCAGCTAAATCCTGTTTTGCATACTtagagggtaaatttgaccctttgtCCCATAAAATACCCAACAGAATTTTGTAGCTAAATCCTATTTTTGCTATAGTGTTTGATCGATAAAAGTGTGGGTAGGTGTACTTGCAATACATGGATGGACTTATATTGAGTCATACCCACACTGTTTGGATTTATTAAATATGTTTTTTGAACACATACCAAAATAGAATTTACAACTTGAAAATTAAGTCAGAATTGTTGA contains these protein-coding regions:
- the LOC132067662 gene encoding zinc finger protein GIS3-like yields the protein MAELEFHASTNTSGRVKLFGFDMTKDQEEVEYSTKNSSGSSESGDFPATDGRKYECQYCSREFANSQALGGHQNAHKKERQQLKRAQIQASRNAYMRNPIISAFTPPSHLFPPPGHVVVPATSPSWVYLPRPMTPFHVSHSGRGVGNFQYTRSVGDSSLTSVGPQHVKAHSGRVDGNSGPPLSRLSRADFGPNFDDAFGLDLHLSLAPAAP